In Tachysurus fulvidraco isolate hzauxx_2018 chromosome 1, HZAU_PFXX_2.0, whole genome shotgun sequence, a single window of DNA contains:
- the rnf32 gene encoding RING finger protein 32 encodes MLKGHGSRADRRKQAVMAGALQDHIIRSLPSSPSTHLAHTHHYGDDDDDDEQEFVLDSRQPPLTLAQKLGLVAAPISSRRLSEDEWMEVKSRSLLNGDSTHPCIICTEEFRLQPQVLLSCSHIFHKACLRKLEHFSGRKCCPLCRTEHYETRVILDSARLYRETCALRIQAWWRGCVTRKWYRGIRKVVAPNDPQLRRRFFEEKFQEMTESLVQSCRSDVDSFLRDLDCSVAQSRDIFHLFDLLHGSSRGVQEEVWMKVQEKAVQRDTHNCPICLTPLRSTHSCTPLVLLSCSHLFHQSCLRASEHFCQEGGATCPLCRCHYISLPVYDLAQ; translated from the exons ATGCTGAAG GGCCACGGTTCCAGAGCTGACAGAAGGAAGCAGGCCGTGATGGCTGGAGCACTTCAGGATCACATCATCCGGAGCCTTCCATCATCACCTTCCACAcatcttgcacacacacaccattatggtgatgatgatgatgacgatgagcAAGAGTTTGTGCTGGACTCACGTCAGCCTCCGCTCACACTCG ctcagaAGCTGGGATTAGTAGCAGCTCCCATCAGCAGCAGAAGGCTTAGTGAAGACGAGTGGATGGAGGTGAAATCTCGCTCTCTGCTGAACGGAGACTCCACGCATCCCTGCATCATCTGCACAGAGGAGTTCCGCCTCCAGCCGCAG GTTTTGCTTTCCTGTTCTCACATCTTTCACAAA GCATGTTTGAGGAAGTTGGAGCACTTTTCGGGAAGGAAGTGTTGTCCGCTGTGCAGGACGGAGCACTATGAGACCCGAGTGATACTCGACAGTGCGAGACTCTACAGAGAGACATGTGCTCTCAG GATTCAGGCCTGGTGGCGTGGCTGTGTCACCCGAAAGTGGTACCGAGGCATAAGGAAAGTCGTAGCACCGAATGATCCACAATTACGACGCAGGTTCTTTGAGGAGAAG TTTCAGGAGATGACTGAGAGTCTGGTGCAGTCGTGCCGCAGCGACGTTGACTCGTTCCTACGTGACCTCGACTGCAGCGTCGCCCAGAGCCGAGACATCTTCCACCTGTTCGATCTTCTACACGGCAGCAGCAGAGGAGTGCAGGAGGAGGTGTGGATGAAGGTGCAGGAGAAg GCGGTCCAGCGGGACACTCACAACTGTCCGATCTGTCTCACTCCTCTGAGAagcacacactcatgcactccGCTCGTCCTGCTCTCCTGCTCACATCTGTTCCATCAGTCGTGCCTCAGGGCATCTGAGCACTTCTGCCAGGAGGGCGGCGCCACCTGCCCACTCTGCCGCTGTCACTAcatctcacttcctgtttatgaCCTCGCCCAATAA